In Mongoliitalea daihaiensis, one DNA window encodes the following:
- a CDS encoding phosphotransferase family protein yields MNKLPLGVEGIETYLKENFQISSSDLSITQFKGGYSNLTYRIQSPAINLVLRRPPLGLKIAKAHDMLREYSILQALAKAGYNKIPRPIAACEDDSIIGAPFFIMEEVTGPILRNRIPTETTESTTFFAQLSKHSIDCLVQLHQLELHKSGLIHLGKPDGYVARQVHGWVERYFSSETNELPAMNAVADWLNNNIPKEEEVAFIHNDFKYDNLILSSFDSPEIKAVLDWEMATVGDPLMDLGTSLAYWAEDDDEDILKLFNISHAAGNMSRQEVVAYYFEKKNQNPVDMVFYYAFGLFKVGVIAQQIYKRYTLGFAQDERFAGLIHVVKAAGNKALNSIQNHTI; encoded by the coding sequence ATGAATAAGCTACCGCTTGGAGTAGAGGGAATAGAGACATATTTGAAGGAAAATTTTCAAATTTCCAGTTCAGATTTATCAATCACTCAATTTAAAGGAGGATACTCTAATTTGACTTACCGGATTCAAAGTCCTGCAATTAATTTGGTGTTGAGAAGGCCTCCCTTAGGTTTAAAGATCGCCAAAGCACACGATATGCTTAGGGAATACAGCATCCTTCAAGCCCTTGCGAAGGCTGGATATAACAAAATCCCTAGACCCATAGCAGCATGTGAAGATGATTCCATCATAGGTGCCCCTTTTTTTATAATGGAAGAAGTTACAGGTCCTATTTTGCGCAACCGAATCCCCACAGAAACGACTGAAAGCACCACCTTTTTTGCCCAACTATCGAAACATTCCATAGACTGCTTGGTACAATTGCATCAATTAGAACTTCATAAGTCAGGGTTGATTCATTTGGGAAAGCCGGATGGTTATGTAGCCCGACAAGTACACGGCTGGGTGGAGCGTTATTTTTCATCAGAAACAAATGAACTACCAGCAATGAATGCTGTGGCTGATTGGCTGAACAACAATATCCCAAAAGAGGAGGAAGTTGCCTTTATACACAATGACTTTAAGTATGATAACCTGATTCTTTCCTCTTTTGATAGTCCCGAGATCAAGGCTGTCTTGGATTGGGAAATGGCTACAGTAGGAGATCCCTTGATGGATTTGGGCACAAGCTTAGCATATTGGGCCGAAGATGACGATGAAGATATTCTCAAGTTATTCAATATCAGCCATGCGGCCGGAAATATGAGCCGGCAAGAAGTAGTTGCCTATTATTTTGAAAAAAAGAATCAAAATCCTGTGGATATGGTCTTTTACTATGCCTTTGGCTTGTTTAAAGTAGGCGTAATCGCTCAACAAATATATAAACGTTATACTCTTGGATTTGCTCAAGATGAACGTTTTGCAGGTTTGATCCATGTGGTCAAAGCTGCCGGGAATAAAGCATTGAACAGTATTCAAAATCACACCATATGA
- a CDS encoding 3-hydroxyacyl-CoA dehydrogenase, which produces MTIKNVCILGAGTLGTRVALQSALSGYKVRVYDINPSALEKSKEWMQKIVHQLAKTANLEADAGLNAIQEIIFTDMPANAVQDADIINESVLEDYAVKKEVWTLFGKIAPEKTIFTSNTSYMLPSMFAEISGRPEKFCALHFHDVFYSKVVDIMPHPTTDPDLIPLLMDFGRSLEQVPVFVKKENPGYIFNSMLMAFIGAAGKLITQDIGSIEDIDRSWMVNFHMPMGPFGILDSIGLDTAWHVTSNQRDGASQKFASFLKTYIDAGKLGEKTGEGFYTYPNPSYRSKKFTQ; this is translated from the coding sequence ATGACAATCAAAAACGTATGTATTTTAGGAGCTGGCACTTTGGGCACTCGAGTGGCCTTGCAATCAGCACTTTCAGGGTATAAAGTCCGGGTCTATGATATCAATCCATCTGCTTTGGAAAAGTCCAAAGAATGGATGCAAAAAATAGTCCATCAACTAGCAAAAACAGCCAATTTAGAAGCGGATGCAGGATTGAACGCCATTCAAGAAATTATTTTCACGGATATGCCTGCAAATGCAGTACAAGATGCAGACATCATCAATGAAAGTGTATTAGAAGATTATGCGGTGAAAAAAGAAGTCTGGACATTGTTTGGAAAGATTGCTCCAGAAAAAACCATCTTCACTAGCAATACATCTTACATGCTTCCGTCCATGTTTGCAGAAATCAGCGGTAGACCGGAGAAATTTTGTGCCCTCCATTTTCATGATGTATTTTACTCTAAAGTAGTGGATATCATGCCACATCCTACAACTGATCCAGATTTAATTCCTCTACTTATGGATTTTGGAAGGAGCTTGGAGCAAGTACCTGTTTTCGTAAAGAAAGAAAACCCTGGCTATATTTTCAATAGCATGTTAATGGCATTTATTGGTGCAGCTGGTAAATTGATTACCCAAGATATCGGAAGCATAGAGGACATTGATCGGTCTTGGATGGTAAATTTCCACATGCCGATGGGTCCTTTTGGAATTTTGGATAGCATTGGATTGGATACTGCTTGGCATGTGACAAGTAATCAAAGGGATGGTGCATCCCAAAAATTTGCATCATTTCTTAAAACTTACATAGACGCAGGGAAATTAGGTGAGAAAACTGGAGAAGGTTTTTATACCTACCCTAATCCCTCCTACCGATCCAAAAAATTCACACAGTAA
- a CDS encoding zinc-dependent alcohol dehydrogenase family protein: MKQVVFNETGMPLDVLKMEEADMPTPKPHEVRIRVTARNINPSDIMFVRGMYGITPKLPSSAGFEAAGIVETADAENKIPTGTRVIFTAIGTWKEFVCVPAAMVIPTPAGITDEVACQAFVNPLTAYGMLEKSGLKAGEWLLVTAGASAFGKLVIQLGKKKGIKIACTVRRDEQKVLLEEMGADLVINTEKEKLQKVIMEKTETGVSVVFDAVGGTLGARAMASMKPGGRMMVFGLLSLENIPLNSGLLIFKDLKVEGFWLTTWMESLTHEERNTAFKTVFGMLLSQQMKVDVDAVYPLEQFADAIQAYETGGRNGKIILSSPAE, from the coding sequence ATGAAACAAGTAGTATTTAATGAAACAGGCATGCCCCTGGATGTATTGAAAATGGAAGAAGCGGACATGCCTACTCCCAAGCCTCATGAAGTACGTATCCGTGTCACAGCACGCAATATCAATCCTTCAGACATCATGTTTGTAAGAGGAATGTATGGGATTACTCCCAAACTACCTAGTTCTGCGGGTTTTGAAGCTGCGGGTATAGTCGAAACTGCGGATGCAGAAAATAAGATTCCTACTGGTACGCGAGTAATCTTTACGGCCATCGGTACTTGGAAGGAGTTTGTATGCGTTCCAGCTGCAATGGTTATCCCTACCCCCGCTGGAATTACGGATGAAGTGGCTTGTCAAGCATTCGTTAACCCCTTAACTGCTTATGGCATGCTAGAAAAATCTGGTTTGAAGGCTGGAGAGTGGTTGCTGGTAACTGCAGGGGCTTCAGCTTTTGGAAAGTTGGTTATTCAGTTGGGGAAAAAGAAGGGTATTAAGATAGCCTGTACGGTTAGAAGAGACGAACAAAAAGTACTTTTGGAAGAGATGGGAGCTGATTTGGTCATCAATACAGAAAAAGAAAAACTCCAAAAAGTGATTATGGAAAAAACTGAAACAGGTGTTTCGGTGGTGTTCGATGCTGTAGGGGGAACTTTAGGTGCTCGGGCAATGGCTAGTATGAAGCCAGGTGGCCGTATGATGGTTTTTGGCTTGCTGAGTTTGGAAAACATTCCTTTAAACTCAGGCTTATTGATTTTCAAAGATTTAAAAGTCGAAGGATTCTGGTTGACTACATGGATGGAGAGTTTGACTCATGAAGAAAGAAATACAGCCTTCAAAACCGTTTTTGGAATGCTCTTATCCCAGCAAATGAAAGTAGATGTGGATGCGGTTTACCCCCTAGAGCAATTTGCAGATGCCATTCAGGCCTATGAAACTGGAGGAAGGAATGGAAAGATCATCTTATCTAGTCCAGCTGAATAG
- a CDS encoding alpha-amylase family glycosyl hydrolase, translating to MNKKQTLKIIQEEKWLQPFEKELGARNIRYQNSLSQIQSHYGSILEFARIHEYYGIHFDTIRNGWTYREWAPEAKQLFFMGDFNGWNRYSHPMKRNHRGDWEIFLPHGQYQESFVHQGKVKVHVVSDRHELDRIPAYIRRVIQDERTHDFAGQLWFPEKAFSWKDHSFDSKNNVKQPIIYECHIGMAQEKEGVGTFLEFAEHILPRIKASGYNTIQMMAIMEHPYYGSFGYHVSNFFSPTSRFGTPEELKYLVNTCHEMGISVIMDLVHSHAVKNVLEGLNEFDGSFDQYFHPGSRGYHEGWDSKLFNYGKPNVLQFLLSNIRYWLEEFHFDGFRWDGVTSMIYQHHGHVSFGDPSAYFGDGVDEDAVVYLQLANRLIHDFSSQALSIAEEVSGMPGLCRPQEDGGIGFDFRLGMGIPDFWIKTLKHKPDEHWDMFEMWHELTNRPKGEKTIAYAESHDQALVGDKSIAFWLMDKEMYFSMSKLQQSLVVDRGIALHKMIRLITISLGGEGYLNFIGNEFGHPEWVDFPREGNNWSYQYARRQWSLVDTEHLRYRDLGKWDEAMIDLISDYEVCAAAPATQLYLDADKKIIGYERAGLVFIHSWNISESIFGFELPVPSKGTYHLILNSDDEAFGGFGRIKEEQHYTTDIDQKIHIYLPNRTSLVFQKL from the coding sequence GTGAATAAGAAACAGACATTGAAGATTATTCAAGAGGAAAAATGGCTTCAGCCTTTTGAAAAAGAGCTGGGAGCTCGGAATATTCGCTACCAAAATAGTTTAAGCCAGATACAAAGCCATTATGGCAGCATTCTGGAGTTTGCCAGAATCCATGAATATTATGGGATACATTTTGATACTATTCGAAATGGGTGGACTTACCGAGAGTGGGCACCTGAAGCCAAACAGTTATTCTTTATGGGAGATTTTAACGGATGGAACCGGTATTCTCACCCTATGAAAAGGAACCATAGAGGAGATTGGGAAATTTTTCTTCCTCATGGACAGTATCAGGAGTCTTTTGTGCACCAAGGAAAAGTGAAAGTTCATGTAGTATCTGATCGGCACGAACTCGACCGAATTCCAGCCTATATTCGTAGAGTCATTCAAGATGAGCGTACGCATGATTTTGCAGGGCAATTGTGGTTTCCTGAGAAAGCTTTTTCCTGGAAGGATCACAGTTTTGACTCAAAAAATAACGTCAAGCAGCCAATTATCTATGAATGCCACATCGGAATGGCTCAAGAGAAAGAAGGTGTAGGTACCTTTTTGGAGTTTGCCGAGCATATTTTACCAAGAATTAAAGCGTCGGGATATAATACCATTCAGATGATGGCCATTATGGAACATCCGTACTATGGTTCTTTTGGGTACCATGTGTCCAACTTTTTCTCACCTACTTCAAGATTTGGTACACCAGAAGAGTTAAAATACTTGGTCAATACCTGCCATGAGATGGGTATATCTGTTATTATGGATTTGGTGCACTCTCACGCAGTTAAAAATGTTTTGGAAGGCTTAAATGAGTTTGATGGTTCTTTTGATCAATATTTTCATCCTGGTAGTAGAGGTTACCACGAAGGTTGGGATTCAAAACTCTTTAACTATGGAAAACCAAATGTTCTTCAATTTTTGCTTTCCAATATTCGTTACTGGCTAGAAGAATTTCATTTTGACGGGTTTCGTTGGGACGGCGTCACCTCCATGATATACCAACATCATGGACATGTGAGCTTTGGAGATCCGTCTGCTTATTTTGGAGATGGAGTAGATGAAGATGCTGTAGTGTATTTGCAGTTAGCTAATCGCTTGATTCATGACTTTTCATCACAGGCCTTATCGATTGCAGAGGAAGTATCAGGAATGCCTGGACTTTGTAGACCTCAAGAAGATGGGGGGATAGGTTTTGATTTCCGTTTAGGGATGGGGATTCCTGATTTTTGGATTAAAACGCTCAAACATAAGCCTGACGAACACTGGGATATGTTTGAGATGTGGCATGAATTGACCAACCGTCCCAAAGGTGAAAAGACTATCGCTTATGCAGAATCCCATGATCAGGCGTTGGTCGGAGATAAATCCATTGCTTTTTGGTTAATGGATAAAGAAATGTATTTTTCAATGTCTAAGCTTCAGCAGAGTTTAGTGGTAGATCGAGGGATCGCTTTACATAAAATGATTCGTCTGATCACAATTTCCTTGGGAGGGGAAGGATATTTGAATTTCATTGGGAATGAATTTGGACACCCTGAATGGGTAGACTTCCCAAGAGAAGGAAATAATTGGAGTTACCAATATGCCCGAAGGCAATGGTCTTTAGTGGATACAGAGCATTTACGCTATCGGGATTTAGGTAAGTGGGATGAAGCTATGATCGATCTGATATCAGATTATGAAGTTTGTGCTGCAGCTCCTGCTACACAGTTATATTTAGATGCTGATAAAAAAATAATTGGTTACGAGCGGGCAGGTTTAGTGTTTATTCATTCTTGGAATATCTCAGAGTCAATTTTCGGTTTTGAACTTCCTGTTCCTTCAAAAGGGACCTATCACTTGATTTTAAATTCAGATGATGAAGCATTTGGAGGATTTGGAAGGATCAAAGAAGAACAACATTATACGACGGATATCGATCAAAAAATCCACATTTACCTACCAAACCGAACATCTTTAGTTTTTCAAAAGCTATAA
- a CDS encoding acyl-CoA dehydrogenase family protein, giving the protein MDIKYLSNSERIHALVPRYEDFVREHLYPLEQAAVYGSFKEALPTLKHLRALAKEQGLFAPHLSVEEGGLGLSLVEFAFISEVLGMSPLGHYVFNCQAPDIGNMELMHQFASAELKEKYLKPLQEGSIRSCFAMTEPQNPGSNPVHLSTTAIKDGDSYVINGHKWFTTAADGATFTIVMALTDPENPNPYLRASMILVPLDNPGYQLLRNIPIMGDVGEDYMSHGEVKFTNCRVPASNLIGKEGAGFALAQERLGPGRIHHCMRWIGICERAIDLMCRRALARNLDPGRNLASQQTIQNWIAEAVASVKAARLMVLQTAEKIEQEGAKAAKIDISTIKFYVSDILMKTLDHAIQVHGALGVTDDTILSFWYRHERGARIYDGPDEVHKSVLARQILKKYTNHE; this is encoded by the coding sequence ATGGATATCAAATATTTAAGTAATTCAGAACGGATACATGCATTGGTCCCCAGATATGAGGATTTTGTAAGAGAACATTTATACCCGCTAGAACAGGCCGCCGTCTATGGTTCATTTAAAGAGGCTCTTCCAACGCTGAAACATCTTCGCGCTTTAGCCAAAGAGCAAGGCCTCTTTGCTCCTCATTTAAGCGTTGAAGAAGGAGGCTTAGGTTTGTCTTTGGTCGAATTTGCATTTATATCAGAAGTATTAGGAATGTCTCCTTTAGGTCATTATGTATTCAATTGCCAAGCGCCAGACATCGGAAACATGGAATTGATGCATCAATTTGCATCTGCTGAGTTGAAAGAAAAATACCTCAAACCGTTACAAGAAGGCTCCATACGCAGTTGTTTTGCGATGACCGAACCTCAAAATCCAGGGAGTAATCCAGTACATTTATCCACAACAGCTATTAAGGATGGAGACTCCTATGTCATCAATGGTCATAAATGGTTTACTACTGCAGCCGATGGTGCGACATTTACCATCGTGATGGCATTGACTGATCCAGAAAACCCCAATCCTTATTTGCGGGCAAGCATGATTTTGGTACCATTGGATAATCCCGGCTATCAATTGCTGAGGAATATTCCCATCATGGGTGATGTAGGTGAAGATTATATGTCTCACGGAGAAGTCAAATTCACCAATTGCAGGGTTCCCGCCAGTAACCTCATTGGAAAAGAAGGAGCTGGTTTCGCATTGGCTCAAGAACGGCTAGGCCCCGGGAGAATCCACCATTGTATGCGCTGGATCGGCATTTGTGAGCGGGCAATAGATTTAATGTGTAGACGTGCGTTGGCTAGAAATCTAGATCCTGGAAGAAACCTCGCTTCGCAGCAAACCATTCAAAACTGGATTGCAGAAGCTGTTGCATCAGTCAAAGCTGCCCGATTGATGGTTTTACAGACAGCTGAAAAAATCGAACAAGAAGGAGCTAAAGCTGCCAAAATTGATATTTCTACGATTAAATTTTATGTATCGGACATTTTAATGAAAACCTTGGACCATGCCATTCAAGTTCATGGTGCACTTGGGGTCACTGATGATACCATTCTCTCTTTCTGGTACAGACATGAGCGTGGCGCCCGCATTTATGATGGGCCAGATGAAGTTCATAAGTCTGTTTTGGCACGTCAAATACTCAAAAAGTATACAAACCATGAATAA
- a CDS encoding N-acetylmuramoyl-L-alanine amidase-like domain-containing protein, with translation MHLMKYLVKRFFQVWCVGFLPFLGSLHAQTICTPENKLAVERISQKMDQLPEELSDRITAIGEFFLNTPYVEKTLEITDDESLIINILGFDCTTFVESVIALNRSRDLLKYGIGPFENALTFVRYRAGVRNGYPSRLHYFSDWMSDAVAKGVLRDITQDIGGVKYPNKPTFMSENPQFYPQLANEFNLNAMKMIEKGIAEQTYYYIPKDQVQSIEHKIKNGDLIAITASMANLDMVHVGFAVQKNGRIHLLHASSSSKKVEISEKPLHEYLQATKSQSGIMVGRLRP, from the coding sequence ATGCATTTAATGAAATATTTGGTCAAAAGATTCTTTCAGGTTTGGTGTGTAGGCTTTTTGCCTTTTTTGGGGTCTCTCCACGCCCAAACGATTTGTACACCTGAAAATAAATTAGCTGTTGAAAGAATTTCTCAAAAAATGGATCAGCTTCCTGAAGAATTATCTGATCGGATTACTGCTATAGGTGAATTTTTTCTGAATACTCCTTATGTAGAAAAAACCCTAGAGATAACAGATGATGAATCGTTGATAATCAATATTTTGGGGTTTGATTGCACTACATTTGTTGAATCTGTGATAGCTCTCAACAGAAGTAGGGATTTGTTAAAATATGGAATAGGACCTTTTGAAAATGCACTTACGTTTGTTCGCTACCGTGCAGGTGTTAGAAACGGTTACCCTTCCAGACTTCATTATTTTTCAGATTGGATGAGTGATGCAGTTGCTAAAGGTGTGCTTAGGGATATTACGCAAGATATAGGAGGGGTCAAGTACCCAAATAAACCCACATTCATGAGCGAAAACCCTCAGTTTTACCCACAATTGGCAAATGAATTCAATCTCAATGCCATGAAGATGATCGAGAAAGGGATTGCTGAACAGACGTATTATTATATTCCCAAAGATCAGGTACAAAGTATAGAACATAAGATTAAAAATGGAGATTTAATTGCAATCACCGCCAGCATGGCCAATTTAGATATGGTACATGTGGGGTTTGCAGTTCAAAAAAATGGAAGAATACACTTACTCCATGCAAGCTCAAGCTCTAAAAAAGTGGAGATATCCGAAAAACCACTTCACGAATATCTCCAAGCCACCAAATCCCAATCAGGTATCATGGTGGGTAGACTTAGGCCTTGA
- a CDS encoding SDR family NAD(P)-dependent oxidoreductase, translating to MDLSSLFSLAGKVALITGASKGIGFAIAEMFAAAGAKVVISSRKQEALDEMTQLLKNKGYEATGIACNVGNMEELENLVQKTIAAYGEIDVLVNNAASNPVFGPVHETSLEAFDKIMDVNVKAPFHLMNLCFPYLRQSSHPSVINISSIGGLSPETGLGIYSVSKAALISLSKVYAKEWGAANIRVNTICPGLIQTKFSEALWSNDKIMAHMMKSLPIKRVGTSEEIAAMSLFLASPASAYSTGSVFTADGGFTI from the coding sequence ATGGATCTATCTTCTCTTTTTTCCTTGGCAGGAAAAGTAGCGCTTATTACAGGTGCAAGCAAGGGCATTGGTTTTGCGATAGCAGAAATGTTTGCAGCCGCAGGTGCCAAAGTAGTCATTAGCAGCCGTAAACAGGAGGCTTTGGATGAAATGACACAACTTCTCAAAAACAAAGGGTATGAAGCGACTGGGATTGCTTGTAATGTGGGCAATATGGAAGAATTGGAAAATTTAGTCCAAAAAACCATTGCTGCCTATGGTGAAATCGATGTATTGGTAAATAATGCTGCATCTAACCCCGTTTTCGGACCTGTTCATGAAACATCCTTGGAAGCATTTGATAAAATCATGGATGTAAATGTGAAAGCTCCTTTCCATTTGATGAATCTCTGTTTCCCATACCTTCGGCAGTCCTCCCATCCATCCGTCATTAACATCAGTTCCATAGGCGGACTATCTCCAGAAACTGGCTTGGGGATTTATTCGGTAAGTAAGGCTGCTTTGATTTCCTTATCTAAAGTATATGCCAAAGAATGGGGCGCTGCCAATATCCGTGTCAATACTATTTGTCCAGGCTTGATCCAGACCAAGTTTTCCGAAGCACTTTGGAGCAATGACAAAATTATGGCTCATATGATGAAGTCTTTACCGATCAAGCGTGTAGGAACCAGCGAGGAGATAGCTGCCATGAGTCTCTTTTTAGCATCTCCTGCCTCTGCATACTCAACAGGAAGTGTATTTACTGCGGATGGAGGTTTTACAATTTAA